tttttagttaaattttcatctttatttttatttaaatttctattttcacagttattttcatttttatttacgcctttattttcatttacatTAGAATTATAGAATGaattatcaaaattatttacatttatgCAATCATTTTCAaagtttttgttttttttatctatatttaattcatttttttttgtattctcattggaatttttttcatttacttGATTGCTATCAGTAGAATTTTGAGATTTAATTAAGCTAGAACTATTTAAAGTACTGTGTGGTTCACCTAAATTGTTTAATGATACATTAGTTTCTTCATTAATATCttgattataaaaataataaataatattttttattatattattcatgCAATATTCACAAGCTTTTATTCCTCTATGACCAtcaaatatagaaaaaaaatataaaggattttttttatagaaaaataatgtTTTATAATCATTTGAATCAATATATCTAGTTAAATCAGTTACAATAATATATCTGTCTTCTTGTTTTTTTCTCCTTCCTTGCATTGTTTTTGCGTAACTAGTTagttttaattcttttttttttccattttgtTTAAAGAACATATTAGATATAAATTCTGTATTCTCAAATGAAtacacataaaaaaaaaaagaattttcactaaataaaatcaaattattatttttatcatagaaataataatttccTAATAACGTattgtaatataaaaatgtttttctattaaatatCCACTCATAAGTATACATCTCCCATATTCCTAatgttataatatatttgacAATATCACTTACACTTTTACACTCCTTTATATCATTAATACTACTTTCATTTATCTTATgaacattattatttttttcttcacaattttctaatatactcataatagaaaatataaatgctttatgtatatatatatatatatatatatatataaattactaaaaaaaaaaaataaataaataaaataaagcaaAAGAAAATcgcataaaaataataaaacaatttatttctttagtaagcataaataatttttatatagataacattttatatttagcaattataatattctttatttttctaattttttttttttaattcatgaATATAAACAAAGATAATTAATTAATCTTAATACTTTTCTTTTACACATTTATTGTAAAATGCTTATTGGTTAATATGAACATATGGATattttagttaaaaaaaaataaaataataaatgatatagttattaatatataaagtttattttaaataattaaataaaatgaaattaaaaaattaatattcataagtaaaatatataatatatactgtaaaaaataaaataaatatatataacaaataatacaatgaaaataaaaaaaaataaaaaaattaataccTAAACATTTCAATAAAACTATACTACATaatagttatatatatattagaaatctttttatttataatttttgtaaattattatataaataatttttttttatgttttattttttatataaacatttattttttactgactttttcatattttttttatttatatcaaatttatatttcctcaaaatgtaaaataataCAAGATAGAATCAAAAAATTTACCTTTTCATTTCTCTTataacaaagaaaaaaacttGTTCTACATTTAATTGCAAAACATactactttttttaatttcttattttaaatataattattttattattatatttctttaaatgatatataaatgtggtatttttttcaacaaaaatttttttttcatcaattttaaaagatatttGAATTTGaagaaacatatatatatatatatatataaatttatttagtaaaataagaagaaatagtattttaaaaaaacatattaaataaaaattaatatagtttataaaatgataaatatttatttgtaaaattttcatGAGAGTTTTAAGAAATTAAGGAAAGAATGattctatttttctttttttaatcatatatttttattagctaatcttaatttataatagttTAAGTTCCTGTATTtgtatgtataaataaaaatgtatgaTACATAAttcagaatttttttttcctaataAAATATCCATATAAAGATTGATCACttattttgttattaattgaatgtcaaaaaaaaaaaaaagaaaaaaaaaaatgtacttCTATTTTgtcataaattatttaaaaattaaaaattatatatatttaattataattattctttttaatttaatataaagtttatgttaatgaagaaaaaaaaatgcttttttttaaaatctattattttatttcccATAACTTTTTggttaaattttttgttattgaaaaaaaaaaaaaaaaaaatatattttcctaATATAACACAGTAATTAGAGAACATATgtgtttatataattttttctaattgtTGAAACGCTCAGTTATTTTCCTctgtttcatttttttctttttgattttttaaagattttCTTTTAACTCTTCCTGGTCTAGCACCTCCAAAAGGAGAAGTAGTAGCAAAATCTATATGCTTTTCTGAATCTACACGAACTAAAAAGGATGGAATGTCAACCATTTGCTTACCTACTCTAATATGTCTTTGTCTAATTAAAACTCTAGCATGATGTACAGATTTTGCTAGACCCAATTTAAATACTTTTGTTTGTAATCTTCTTTCTAATAATTTAGGCAAAGTTAAACCTAATACATAATCTAATTTCTCTTCATTTTCTCCTAATAAACCTTGACGTACCATTCTTCTTAATAAAGCTTCTCCTTGAAATATCCTCTTTGGACTTTTCTCTTCCAATGTTAATAAATATCTAGCAGCTGAACGAATTTTAGCTAATAAATATTGCACtctaaaaaattaacataaaaaaaaacaaaattataatacataaatttcacacaaaaattgtaaaatgaaaaaaaacaaaaaaaaaaagtaaataaaatattaagatttataaaaaattatccataaaaagtatacaataatatttttaaattttaaccTCCatatttctcttttatttttaagacCATATTCACCAATCAATTTCAATTCCTGATCTAAACGTTCCTaatgttttataaaaaaaattaataaattatttaaataaaatatatatacaaaacaTATAtgtaaagaaataaaataaaataaaaataataactaTAGGAGTATAAACatctataataaaaataataaacatactggagaaataaatatatatcagtacgaaaaaataaacataatttaatttaaaaatatatatatatatatataataaaagaatatatatatattttttttttactttttcgaAAGGACGTTTTGGGTTTCTTGCTGTTTTTGAATGATTTCTATAACTTTTTggcattttttatttttttattaaatttttatgtttataatttcaaatatcttttattttttttttatttatatttttttttacttattttttttcattaaaaaattacattgttttattttaagaaaatatttatatttattttcgtgatttttttaatctatatttttatcttacaatttttttttttttttttttttttcctatgtatttttaaataaaaattaaatacataaaattgAGGCTATATTTTTCTCcgtttaaaaatatatgtgatTGCATATGTATTTACATAATGCATAcctataaaaatttaaaatgtttgtatttaaaaattaaaaaaaaatattttaaagatcctaaaataattaaaaaaattgaaatgaaataaaattgtttaaaattttaataaaaatatctaaaaaacattttttttttttttcctattttatattaaaatgttttaataaaagtattaatACCAAACATGTAATATAAAgtgtatttttttgtttcttttgtTTTCTCCCTTTTGATCACTCAATATAATTACAATTTCATTACTGTAAAAATAGGCATgtgttttattaaaaataatttttagtctcaatttatattttatgaaatacACAATAAATATtccctttaaaaaaaaaaaaaaattatatatttattttatcttaaaTTTTAGGTAATATGATTCAGTTATGATTCGCAAAAATTTTAAACTTATTTATAATGAAACAATttagggaaaaaaaaaaaaaaaaaaatattaaaatatgtaattGCTATGATTTTAAATTCTAATAATAGCATTATTCTGTtggttttatttttttattttttattattttgtaaaataaaggCAACAAAGAGTTCCTTATATTATAGAGCACAATTAAAAATTGACAATGGAAAAAATGTGTAtactaaaagaaaaaacgaTGTTGCATATAAACTATTCTtcttaaaaaagaaaaaaaaatatttttataaaaataagagtgattttgaaaaaaatttgataaacgtttttagttttaattataaagaaaataacaacaatatattatataacaTTAATTTTCAAAGTGAGgcattaaaagaattaatttttccttttagCAAAGtcagaaaatttattaaatgttaCATATTTGATTTAGATCATGatttaatacataaaaatattaggaattttcaaaatgaaaatgagataaatagaattattattagtaataataataataataatagtataaATGATATggataataacaataaaagtaataattcCAATGATATAAACTTaattaaaattgaaaaatatataaatcaacaattaataaaattaactaATGAGATTTTatctatgaaaaaaaattatgagaaaaaaaaaaaagaaatgaaaaataataattatgttaTGAAAtggaatttttatataaataaaaaaagtaatccTTTAAAATGCTTTGTTTATTTAGATTTACCAGAAGGTACAATTATGTTGAAACCCAGtgaaataaatgataaaaaatttttaatttctattAATGCATTAAATGAGAttagaagaaataataaggaaatattaaaaaatatttattttaaaaagtttaatattacttttgattacatttataaaaattgtaattttATAACACTTCTGGTTAATAAAGTATTAGACCAAACTTActgtataaatttatttactatgatttctttattatcatctttatatattctcAACGATTCTTTTTATCAgtgttttttatatttgttgaGTAGTGAAATTATTTGGAAtccttttatttataatatttggTGTAATATTTATCATACAACATTACCATTGAAACTATTTATGTTAAAACAAACATTTTCTTATTCCAAAATTGTATTTAATTCACTAATTGATTATATTAGATCAAAACTAATTAAAATAGAaacaattttaattaattcttCTTTAAAAAACAAACTATTTTTAGATACAAAAGAAGATAATATGTATGATAAACAGAATTTTAAAATAGCCACTGatgattataatataaatgatgatGAAGAcgaatttatatatatttaaaaaaaaaacagaaagaaaattataattatagcAAATGAATATGCATTGTTATATATcatactaattttttttttttttttttcatataatattttttcattaatacatttttcataacattattttatcttaaagtttattaaattaaaacattcttatatatacagtgtattataaaaaaaatttgaaataaaattagatAATCTTTAATAGACACTATATCTAAATCCATTAAAAAAACATTCAAAGagatcatatatatatatattttaaagtatagctatttttatttagttagctaattatattcattctaaaaaatatatatattttaatattttttttattgtgaaaaatttattattgaatcttcttaatatatataatacaagTAATgaatatacaataaaaaaataatgaagaaaaaaaaaaaatatattagacaatttttttttattataaaaaaacttttttttttttagtttataaaaaatttactttattattttgcatatataattttgagAACATAAGTattctatatatatgaaaaaatactctattatttttctttctataattattagttattaaataaaaaaaagtatcaAAAAAATCCATACATGCATATACAAGTTTATGAATGTTATAATACCTTTATTAATACTAAAATGAATAAgagtaaaaattttatttatttttattactaaaaGTGATActcaattatatataaaactataaaataaagttttcttcaatatttaatcttattttaatttttttttttttccacaTTTTCCTTTTGTTTTTCaatacaaaattttataagcATATCTGTACATTTGTTAATAGAAggtgaaatattaaaaaaaattttgcttTTTCTACATAAtgatttataattttgttatataaatttataaaaattgttCTAAATAGTACTAATAAATAGGTAAGTAAgcgaaaaaaatatataaatatttttactacTTTGTATAATTAAAACCGGAAAGAGGATTATTGATATGAAATGAGATTgataattattctttttttttaatttttaattttcgtttaaaattcaaaataatattttttataaaaaagttaagatgtagagagaaaaaaaattagcttttttcatatatttaaaagtaaatatatatattatttttttatttaaaaataaatttttagttccattttaatataaagtatttataataatactattaatttttaagtattattttttgcatcatttttatttattcttctttttcatagTTGAGTTATCctaatatttttaacttttaaattaatttttctttaacaCATTGTctgatttattttaaatataccaaataatttaataattcacataaaataataatatatgtattatgCATTTCAACAATATTTAGatactaaaaatatataaaaaaaattgtcttACACAttaaacaagaaaaaaaagtttcaAACTTTTAGCTAAATATAGTaattagaaatatataataaatataaaaataataaaaaatcctAATATTTGGTTTATATTTacgttttctttttttttttttttttctccttttttaattattattattaagaaTTTCTTTATATGTACTTTGTTTTATAAGCATAGtcgaaaaatattttttttacaatatttcttataaaaaattaatctaTTATTTATCTATAAAATCTACTCTTAGAacattaaatgaaataagaaGTATCTAGAGCTTTTCCACTcaataacattaaaaaaaaagttagggaacaattaaaaaaaaaaaataattaataaaggaattttttcttttttttttaattttaaatacaataattcattattttcaaatttctatattatttgtatcacatatatatatatatatatatatatatatatatatatatatatacatatatatatatatatgcatgtgaaatatgtataaattttttttttcttgaaaaGTCTAAATGCAAATAGCTTatttatgatttattaatgaaGTATGGGTTTATTATAATTGCtgtagaaataaaaaaacaaacaaaaaaaatatgatatgtatgtagaataaaaaattaatgtgttattgaaaaaagatagaaaaaatcaaaaaaaaaaaaaaaaaaagtaaattaaaataaaaataaaataaaatagaaccaaataaaaattaagataaaagttataaacttttttttttaattatttccatatttaatgtttttatctatataattactataattcatatttatttcttttatatttatgttctttttatttatttttaaatatataaatatatatatatttgtatatattttttttatatattatattttttctttattatttaaaataaatatgctAAATAGTAGAGTTTCTAAATAGCTATTTTATTGtcttttcattaaaaaaattagaatagtattatttttacgTCAAAAAAGttgtattttcttttaaaatttaaaaagatactttaatttttatatttattaaaaagaaaaaaaaaattttaaaatgagCGGGGATACTAATCGAAAAGTAATggttgtaaaaaaaataaaaagaagtaacgaaaaaaagattaataaaaatataagtaataaaaacaagAATAGAAAGAGTAAAATAGTTAAGAACAAAATTGTAAATCATAAtgtgaataataaaaatagttttaaggaaaaaataattattaatataaataaaaagaaaaatgaaagtgAAGCTAAAATGTTTAATAAGAACTTAAATTTACCATATCAATTcaatatagaagaaaatataaaacaaaaaaaaagttgtaTTGTAATGAACAAATacaatatgaaaaataatttcaaatCTTTCAATGATGCTGAGAATTATTGTTCCAAtgaattcattaaaaataattttaatgttaagaatttattaaatctAGAACTATCATGTAATAATGAATATGTTACTAAGCCTTCAAAATgcatgaaaaataataaaacaagtaagacaattattaatataaaaattattttcattaatattttatagatatatgcaattcatatttaattttacttaAATTTAACGTAAACTTattatatgtaatttttttgttatattaataatatgtaCAAATCTATAATACTAGAATTagcatttttaaaaagaaaaaaaaaaaaatggttaCTTTTGtaaatttcatatttataaatatgatacataaaaaatgtaaaaattaaagcactttatatatataatgaaaatattaggatatctaattttaatttttgttgttACTTATGGCAATATTTACAtttacttttaaatttatttttatacattatttttaattttatcttatttttttaatttttattttatcctatttttttttaatgtattattTGTTACTTTTACATAATTAGTTTTTTTCGATACTtctagaaatataaaaatattttttatttcattttaattgcaattgttatttttcattatttatatgctTTAATTCTTACATAAAAGTACTTATAATTGCTattattcattattatttgtagTTACTATTATTCatgtttattaattttatttatttttattttttctacaaacaattaaatttatatatttataaattatgtaACAtgaaatattcattttaaattatttttacttattttaatatgattttaaaaatttgtaaattttttcataattttttttatttaaaagaaaaattttcatgtatataattttttacataaatatcCTCTATAAAAAGCATGTAAAAAAATGAGAAGAgctcaaaaaaaagaatagtatataatgttaaaaaaaaaatatatatatttttagttatcttgtacatttaaataaattgatttaatgatttttatattttgttattccagatttttttaatatatatattttttcttttattctatttaatactcttaaaatttaaaaataaactatTATAATgtacttttatataaatgcatatatatatttttttttgtttaaaatttATCACTCTAATTATAAGTGCAACGCAttctaaatttaatttttttttctttaattttttttattataatagaaaaaaattttattaatttagaCAGCTTTCCATTAAgatatttatttgattttattttctatatacttaattttttttttctttttttatctatgAGATACTACATTTATTTGATATAacaaataagaaataatataatatggATATAAGAGTTTCGTcgaaattttaattatatttcctttttttttctctttttttttcttttttttttttttttttttttttttttttttttttttttttttttttttttttttttttttttttttttttttttttttcctttttttcttttaatttttccatttctttctttatttttttttttttattttctttactttttttctcttttttacttaaaaaatatatataatggttttttatatttcaggtgaatcaaaaaaatcaaaagatTATGTAATAACTAGATCAATTAGTTCAAAAAGAGAATATATTGATActagaaaagaaaattttaaaatcaaCAAAAACACAAATATTGATAAAGTGGAAAGTAGCAAAAGTCTTAGTAATTTTGCTAATTTTAAAGATGATGTAAATAATTCTGATGATTTTGGTGTTTTAGTAAAactaaaagaattaaataataaacaaaatagTGTTCAACAAATTAAAGAATTACTAAAAAaggaacaaaaaaaaaaagaaaagaaagatAGTGAAGGTAAAGTTGTGAGCAACAAAGAGAAAGAagatatatcaaaaaaaaataaaaaaaaagataaaaaagttGAATATTTTAGTGATATATCATTTAATGACAACGAaaagtttttaaataaagagcGTGATAaagaagttaaaaaaaataaagggtCGAacgaagaagaaaaaaaaaaagaatacaaAATGAgcaataaaaaaagagaaataattgaagaaaatgaaaaaaagaaaaaaaatgttattaatGAGTTTAATAACAtggaaatagaaaaaaataaaagtgataacgaagaaaaagaagaaatagaacaaataaaagaacttgaagaattagaaaaagtagaaaaaagaaaagaaaaaaagtcaAACGATGATGCacataaaataatgaaaaaagaagaagaaaaaaataaacagtatgaaaataaagtaaaaaatgaagaaaaaaaagaaaataataaaaaacaagaaattgataaagaaaaaataaaaaaaataaaaactcatgaaaatgaaattagTGAATATgttaatgaaaaagatagtataagaaaaaaaggaaatgataaaaaaagtgaaaaagacataaatgaaaatgaagaaggaattgataataataatctgGATATTGAGagtaataaatatgaaagcGATATTGAAAAAGAATCTATTAAATATGATGTGGAAAATTTAGAGGAAGAAAAGAAGTTTCAAGACATAAATACGTATTCACATTATAAAAACTCTAATAAAGGAGGTAGAATATTAAGAAACTTAAATAAAGgaaataattcaaatgatAAAAGAgcaaattcaaataaaatgattaaaaaaaCTTCATATGATAATTCATTACCAAATAATACAACATACAAtcgaagaaaaagaaaatataccGATGAAACAAATATAGAATATGAACATAATAATAGTGGTAATAATAACAGTaacaatattaataataatagtgagaacaatataaatcataataataatgataataattataataataatggtaataattataatattaattatatgaataatgataataattataataacgGTAATAACATAAATACTAATAACGATAATAAAAGTAGTAATATACTtcatgataataataataattacgacaatattaataataataataacagtaGTAATATTCTTCATggcaataataataacagtaATAATGCTTTtcatgataataataatagtaatataaTTAGTaacaacaataataatagtagCAACACCCATCGTGaggataataattattacagtaataatgataatgatattaatggtaataataataatagtaataataatgataataataaatgtaataataataatgattataataattataatagtaagagtaataatatagatagtaataattatagtagtagtaataataagaataatagtaacaataataatgataatactTATAATAgtcataataataataataacaatattgataataaaaatgataataatgataataataatgatactAACAATAGTAGTAAGTCTCCtactattaaaataaatgacaAAATTGCAAACAgtaaaagtaatataaaatctaaaaataatagaaataaaaagaataaaaaaccTAGTAATAAAATAAGCGCTATTGTTAACGCAtccaaaaatataaataaaaataatatgaaaaatggaaattctacaaaaataaattcatCTATTTCACAAAGCAATgaaaaaaaggttaatatAGTAAATGAGAATTCAGAGGTTACAACTGTGCAAAAATTGAAGAATTCTTCGGGAGCCAATCCTAATAACCAAAATAATAGAACTACAACTACTAATAGTAacgataataataattttaataattataataattcttCTAACAATTATCCTACTcgttttaatgaaaaatatgaacACCAAGAGGAACCAGGTATTTTTTGATAcatttatacatatttcttaaaattttatttttgagtatcaatatatattttgaattaaactttttaaatatatttttactaaatacaatatatatccttatatatatattcatttttcttttttttatttatttattatatttttttttttaaatttttagaacaaaaaaaaagaaagaaaagagTAACAGAAGAAGGTTCAAAAGAAAGTAGCAGAATAAATGTCGGGGATAATTACCAAGTACCAAGATTaccaactttttttttatgtcgTTCCGAATTAATGTACAAGAATTATGATACAAATGACGAATCTAATGATCAAGTTTGCTTATCGTGTTCAGGTTTACCATGTCATTGTAGAGTTGGTGAAGCTACTTTAGTTTATTCTCCTTTAATGTTAGAAAGAGTAAGAGAAAGATGCTTAAAAAACAGAGGATATCATAAATGtgttaaaaatgaaatagaatTATCTGCATATGTACAAGAGTGTGCAAAAAGCTGGAAATCAAATATTGATGAATGGGTCCCTTTTTCACCTGAATATGCATATAAATTGTTACATTATGCAAATTATGACCCACATAAAGCTATAAGTATTATGAACTCATCAGAATTTTCTTTCCGAAAAATAATGGATCCACCAACAAGAAAATATCAGAATAAATGGAAACCAAAAGATAAAAGGGAacatatttcaaaaaatccGTTCCCATCACCTTTAACTATAAGAACTTACTTATCAAAAAGACATCATAATAGTGGATATCATTTAAGATAATTTTAACtccttttatttatatatattttgctttaatagaaataattaaaaaaaaaaaatattaataaatgtaaataatgataatataatgtattttgtttatttatatttaaaacaaaatgtttaaaaaaggaaagagAATTATATGATTAAATAATACCATAGAAGAgcatattaaaataaaatgtaatgta
The genomic region above belongs to Plasmodium relictum strain SGS1 genome assembly, chromosome: 10 and contains:
- a CDS encoding 40S ribosomal protein S9, putative; this encodes MPKSYRNHSKTARNPKRPFEKERLDQELKLIGEYGLKNKREIWRVQYLLAKIRSAARYLLTLEEKSPKRIFQGEALLRRMVRQGLLGENEEKLDYVLGLTLPKLLERRLQTKVFKLGLAKSVHHARVLIRQRHIRVGKQMVDIPSFLVRVDSEKHIDFATTSPFGGARPGRVKRKSLKNQKEKNETEENN